A genomic stretch from Malus domestica chromosome 15, GDT2T_hap1 includes:
- the LOC139192525 gene encoding uncharacterized protein isoform X1, whose amino-acid sequence MSPPQANDIVSRLLHVWIFLFVGPFIHLVLSYYRNYPSHIYKYPSPHKLVSAVRVVTEGGSKELSSSYAFVRKSEEAMAGSGSSMLYSILLFTVILSLQQMYRGKLASTELFTILGGFISSLLFLALLTFIGNFQETSGIRTGWGAVIIAEVIALIAAGTVHRVCITTCFLFSAGLLYEVNKLSGIMLTKSESKTKRY is encoded by the exons ATGTCTCCTCCACAAGCCAACGACATCGTTTCGAGATTATTACACGtttggatttttctttttgttggacCTTTTATTCATCTAGTTTTGTCATATTATCGAAACTACCCTTCACACATCTATAAATATCCCTCTCCGCACAAACTAGTGTCTGCTGTTCGCGTCGTGACGGAAGGGGGATCTAAAGAGCTCAGCAGTAGCTACGCTTTTGTAAGGAAGTCCGAG GAGGCCATGGCGGGGTCCGGCAGTTCCATGCTGTATTCCATCCTTCTGTTTACTGTGATTCTATCACTTCAACAGATGTACAGAGGGAAGTTAGCATCAACGGAGTTGTTTACCATTCTTGGGGGTTTCATTAGTTCTCTCCTATTTCTTGCGCTGCTCACC TTCATTGGCAATTTCCAAGAAACAAGTGGTATAAGGACTGGCTGGGGTGCCG TCATTATAGCAGAAGTAATTGCTCTTATTGCTGCTGGCACTGTGCATCGAGTTTGCATCACAACATG TTTCTTGTTTTCTGCCGGCTTACTCTATGAGGTCAACAAGCTTTCAGGGATAATGCTAACCAAAAGTGAATCTAAAACGAAAAGGTACTAA
- the LOC139192525 gene encoding uncharacterized protein isoform X2, with amino-acid sequence MAGSGSSMLYSILLFTVILSLQQMYRGKLASTELFTILGGFISSLLFLALLTFIGNFQETSGIRTGWGAVIIAEVIALIAAGTVHRVCITTCFLFSAGLLYEVNKLSGIMLTKSESKTKRY; translated from the exons ATGGCGGGGTCCGGCAGTTCCATGCTGTATTCCATCCTTCTGTTTACTGTGATTCTATCACTTCAACAGATGTACAGAGGGAAGTTAGCATCAACGGAGTTGTTTACCATTCTTGGGGGTTTCATTAGTTCTCTCCTATTTCTTGCGCTGCTCACC TTCATTGGCAATTTCCAAGAAACAAGTGGTATAAGGACTGGCTGGGGTGCCG TCATTATAGCAGAAGTAATTGCTCTTATTGCTGCTGGCACTGTGCATCGAGTTTGCATCACAACATG TTTCTTGTTTTCTGCCGGCTTACTCTATGAGGTCAACAAGCTTTCAGGGATAATGCTAACCAAAAGTGAATCTAAAACGAAAAGGTACTAA
- the LOC139192524 gene encoding amino acid permease 3-like: protein MGDNTAARKQLQLHHNPVIDVSLNVQGGSNYIDDDGRPKRTGTVWTASSHIITAVVGSGVLSLTWAIAQLGWIAGPVVMVMFSIITNHTSTLLVSCYRDPVTGKRNCTYSDAVRSHLGEFCVNLGVKMCGFIQQLTLFGATIGYTVTASISMVAIKRSNCFHNSGGKDPCHASYYPYMLAFGIPEIILSQIPNFDKLSWFSIVAAVMSFTYSGIGLALGVAKVAENGKIKGSMTGMSTGAVTPAQKMWRTFQALGNIAFAYSYSIILIEIQDTVKSPPSEMKTMKKATRFSLAVTSIFYILCGCTGYAAFGDIAPGNLLTDRGLSNPLWLIDVANAAIVINLVGAYQVFAQPIFALV, encoded by the exons atggGTGACAACACTGCCGCAAGGAAGCAGCTGCAGCTTCATCACAACCCAGTTATTGATGTCTCACTCAATGTGCAAGGAGGCTCCAACTACATCGATGACGATGGCCGTCCCAAACGAACCG GAACTGTCTGGACTGCAAGTTCACACATAATCACTGCTGTGGTTGGGTCTGGAGTTCTGTCCTTGACTTGGGCCATAGCTCAGCTAGGATGGATTGCTGGTCCTGTTGTGATGGTCATGTTCTCCATCATCACCAACCACACTTCAACTCTTCTCGTTTCCTGCTATCGGGATCCCGTCACTGGGAAGAGAAACTGCACCTACTCGGATGCTGTTCGATCCCACCTTGGTGAATTTTGC GTAAACTTGGGAGTCAAAATGTGTGGCTTTATTCAGCAATTGACCCTTTTTGGAGCTACTATTGGCTATACTGTAACAGCCTCTATAAGCATGGT GGCAATAAAGAGGTCTAATTGCTTCCACAATAGTGGTGGAAAAGATCCATGTCATGCCAGCTACTATCCCTATATGCTAGCATTTGGAATCCCAGAAATTATATTGTCTCAAATTCCAAACTTTGATAAGTTGTCTTGGTTCTCCATTGTTGCTGCAGTCATGTCCTTCACTTACTCAGGAATTGGACTAGCCCTTGGAGTTGCTAAAGTAGCTG AAAATGGAAAAATCAAGGGAAGTATGACTGGAATGAGTACTGGGGCCGTGACTCCTGCCCAGAAGATGTGGAGGACCTTCCAAGCACTTGGTAACATAGCTTTTGCATACTCTTACTCAATCATCCTCATTGAAATTCAG GACACAGTTAAATCCCCGCCATCTGAAATGAAGACAATGAAGAAGGCCACTCGGTTTAGTTTGGCAGTGACATCCATTTTCTACATTCTATGTGGCTGCACGGGCTACGCTGCTTTCGGAGACATAGCTCCCGGAAACCTCCTCACTGACAGAGGCTTATCTAACCCATTGTGGCTCATCGACGTAGCCAACGCCGCCATTGTGATCAACCTTGTTGGTGCATACCAAGTTTTCGCCCAACCCATTTTCGCGTTAGTCTAA
- the LOC103401733 gene encoding probable receptor-like protein kinase At1g11050, which translates to MSKAFPYSLVFLLFIIPITSSSTSTSSSSSSCPIDFSYVDTLPWDHSVCIDPLGKSCCQTLLSFLGIGLAQHLRETSLFQLPNSNSLSSCLLNLQTKLEPLALASRVPMCFNSTQFVGSPSHCAGIITVQDWIARVGLLTPLNTACKGDLEGLTECQSCVEAGKLVDEQLHGLDPNGKKCFGFIVLYAAGIVNQLGPSDRGTATCILGLPLYGSAREKEMNEMSGKSLMIWGFGVSGAVIGVLVSVGIIVLYKRWDKKEKQNALHEDYVTTFRANYLPNLGAKWFAVSELERATGGFAQKNMIGQGGYGVVYKGTLSDGSFVAVKHVVDLDSKGDEDFLNEVEIISKIRHRHLLSLRGCCVTSDDLKGKRRFLVYDLMPNGNLSDQLSSKQRLNWPQRKNIILDVAKGLAYLHYGIKPAIYHRDIKATNILLDSEMKAKVADFGLAKQSSEGQSHVTTRVAGTRGYLAPEYALYGQLTEKSDVYSFGIVILEIMSGRKVLDSPNSDSNSSFILISDWAWMVLKSGNVDEIFDEAIREGGPKGVMERFVLVGLLCAHVMVAFRPTISEALKMLEGDIDIPNLPDRPMTLGNESHKTSFGFLGSCQVKDQDGNF; encoded by the coding sequence ATGAGTAAGGCCTTCCCATATTCCCTAGTCTTCCTCCTATTCATAATCCCCATcacctcctcctccacctccacctcctcctcctcctcttcatgTCCCATAGATTTCAGCTACGTTGACACTCTACCGTGGGACCATTCAGTGTGCATAGATCCCCTCGGAAAATCCTGCTGCCAAACCCTCCTAAGCTTCCTAGGCATAGGCCTTGCCCAACACCTCAGAGAAACCTCACTCTTCCAACTCCCCAACTCAAACTCCTTATCCTCCTGCCTCTTGAATCTGCAGACCAAACTCGAACCCCTCGCGCTTGCATCTCGAGTCCCCATGTGCTTTAACTCAACACAGTTTGTGGGCAGCCCTTCTCATTGTGCCGGGATAATAACAGTCCAGGACTGGATAGCGAGGGTCGGGCTACTGACCCCCCTGAACACTGCCTGCAAAGGAGACTTGGAGGGACTGACAGAATGTCAATCTTGTGTTGAGGCCGGCAAGTTGGTGGATGAGCAGTTGCATGGTCTCGACCCAAACGGCAAGAAATGCTTTGGCTTCATTGTGTTGTATGCTGCTGGGATTGTTAACCAGTTGGGGCCGAGTGATCGCGGAACGGCTACTTGCATTCTCGGGTTGCCGCTTTATGGCTCCGCGCGCGAAAAGGAGATGAATGAGATGAGCGGGAAGAGTTTGATGATATGGGGTTTTGGGGTGTCGGGTGCTGTCATTGGTGTTTTGGTTTCCGTTGGGATTATAGTTCTGTACAAGAGATGGGATAAGAAGGAGAAGCAAAATGCACTTCATGAGGATTATGTAACTACTTTCAGAGCAAACTATCTGCCCAATTTAGGAGCAAAATGGTTTGCTGTATCCGAGCTTGAAAGAGCCACTGGTGGATTTGCTCAAAAGAACATGATTGGGCAAGGTGGATATGGGGTTGTGTACAAGGGAACACTTTCTGATGGGAGTTTTGTTGCGGTGAAGCATGTTGTTGATTTGGACTCAAAAGGAGATGAAGATTTTTTGAATGAGGTTGAAATCATAAGTAAAATAAGGCACCGGCATCTTCTTTCACTTCGAGGCTGTTGTGTAACAAGTGATGATTTGAAGGGCAAAAGAAGGTTCTTGGTGTATGATCTTATGCCGAATGGGAATCTCAGTGATCAATTGAGCAGCAAGCAGAGATTAAATTGGCCTCAACGAAAGAACATAATCCTAGATGTGGCGAAGGGGCTTGCTTACTTACATTATGGGATCAAGCCTGCCATTTATCACAGGGACATAAAAGCCACAAACATACTATTGGATTCGGAAATGAAGGCGAAAGTTGCGGACTTTGGATTGGCAAAACAAAGTTCAGAGGGACAATCTCATGTCACAACAAGGGTTGCTGGCACGCGTGGCTATTTGGCACCAGAATATGCCCTCTATGGACAGCTGACGGAGAAGAGTGATGTTTATAGCTTCGGCATTGTGATTCTTGAAATCATGAGTGGAAGGAAAGTACTGGACTCACCAAATTCTGATTCAAATTCTTCGTTTATTTTGATCTCAGATTGGGCATGGATGGTTCTGAAATCAGGGAATGTGGATGAAATTTTTGATGAGGCAATAAGGGAGGGTGGACCAAAGGGTGTGATGGAGAGGTTTGTGCTTGTTGGACTTCTTTGTGCTCATGTCATGGTCGCTTTTCGGCCCACAATTTCTGAGGCCCTCAAGATGTTGGAGGGTGATATTGATATTCCCAATTTACCAGACAGACCAATGACACTTGGTAATGAGTCACATAAAACTTCTTTTGGTTTTCTAGGTTCTTGCCAAGTGAAAGATCAAGATGGGAACTTCTAA